TTGGCCTGCGCGTCTGCCATTCCAAATTTCTTTTTCACGGTCGCGCGGTAAATTAAATAAAATAAATTCGCCTTCACTGCGACCGGGGATTAGCAAGGCTGCAGCTTTTTCTTCAGTAAATCCGGTTAAATAATAAAAATCACTGTTCACACGAAAACGGTATTCGGAATCGTGAGAACGAATTATTGCATCGCCTGAATATAAAATAGCAATGCTGTTGGGTTTCATTTGTTGCATAAATTGTTGGCGACGCGCCGCAAAATCAATTTTCGACATAATTTACTCTCTAGTTAATGTAAACGGATTGGCGTATTTTCTTCATTTTCAGATTGCCACACTTCAAATTCTCCATATAGCAAAATGACCGCCATGCGTAAATATTCTAATACTTCGGTGTAGGAAACTTCATCATCTTCGCTGCCTTCGAGCATGGTGTGATCGACTTTAGCAATTTCGCTTAAATCGGCAACAATTTCGGAAAGTTCTTCATTATCGTCAAAATCTTCCAGTTGAATGCCAGCTAAACCTAATCCACACAGAAATCCTTGACACCATAACCCTAGCGACTCTATCCGCAAATTAATGCATTCTTCATCGTCAGGTAATAATAATTGAAACTCTAACATATTATCTTTTAGTTGTTGGCAACTAATTTCATACAAAGTTATGAAGATATCTCGCGAAACTTTTTCGTCGACCTGTTGCGGCGTATCCAGCACGCCCAGCAAAGCTTCTAGCCAAGAACGCCCATTCATTTTATGTCCTGCGCAAATAAAGGCACAAATAATTCCATGCACTTCACAGGCATTGATAGTATTGCCCAACGCTTGATAGAGCTGGGCATTTAATTCTTGATAGGCAGGCAGAGGAAGTATTTTTTCTACACTCATTATTGGGTTAATCCTAATCACGACTCGCTTGCGTCATTGTATACCGATTTTGCGTCAAAAGGCGAATATCGTGCGGGATAACAATTGACCCTAAGAGCGGATAAAACTACACTAGAATCATTCACCGCTGGCGATTAAGGTTTCTCCATGGATACACCCGAACTACAGGATTTAGCATTACACACGGATGCCTTATTAAAAACGTGTCGACGTTTGAAACAAGAAAATCAATATTTGCTCGACAAGCAAGCAGCGCTGTTGCGGGAACGTAATGAGTTAAAACAAAAAAATAATCAAGCGCTACAACACATCATGGATCTCATCGCTCGTTTGCAGAATTCTGGAGAAAATAATGACTCAAATTGAAAACATGACTACCGTACAAATTCTTGATAACCGTTACCATTTTCGTTGTGAAAGCAATCAAGAAGAAGCGGTGTTTCAAGCGGCATTGTTATTGGATGCCAAAATGCGCGAAATTCGCGAATTAAATAGTAATTTATCAATGGAACGGATTGCCGTCATGGCGGCCTTAAACGTGTGTCACGATTTTTTACGCTATCAAGCACACTGTGAAAATAGCAAGCAGGCCTTGAAACAAGACATTCAGTCCATTATCGAAAAAATTGCCAATGAACTAGTTTGTGTTGAGGATTCGCAATACTGAGATCGTGCTCATTGATGTTTGAGTACAGCCGCGCCGCTGCTACGCAATAAAAAAAGCAGCGGAGAAAAAAATCAATGAAATGTCACACACTCTAGCCCAAAATGAATAATTAGCGTTATAATAAAAGTGTCTCTGCGATGATCGTTATTAGGTAACGTATACTTGACCAACGTTTTAAGCAAGGGGTTCATCCTGCTGTTACTGTTGTGCAAGCTTATCGTGAATAAGAAGCCTGAGGTAACACATCCGATCCCCACCTGATGAGTTTCAGGTTCAAGTCACTGGACCTAGTAAT
The genomic region above belongs to Legionellales bacterium and contains:
- a CDS encoding UPF0149 family protein, which gives rise to MSVEKILPLPAYQELNAQLYQALGNTINACEVHGIICAFICAGHKMNGRSWLEALLGVLDTPQQVDEKVSRDIFITLYEISCQQLKDNMLEFQLLLPDDEECINLRIESLGLWCQGFLCGLGLAGIQLEDFDDNEELSEIVADLSEIAKVDHTMLEGSEDDEVSYTEVLEYLRMAVILLYGEFEVWQSENEENTPIRLH
- a CDS encoding cell division protein ZapA; translated protein: MTQIENMTTVQILDNRYHFRCESNQEEAVFQAALLLDAKMREIRELNSNLSMERIAVMAALNVCHDFLRYQAHCENSKQALKQDIQSIIEKIANELVCVEDSQY